In Synechococcus sp. KORDI-100, a single window of DNA contains:
- a CDS encoding ATPase gives MGTTWLIAGPPGCGKTTWIRNKLKSHKGSCGYLRLEVPSQHGLEQGRDHCIDRTWLRDQIPDLQDLSDQTGKAAGAASNALNLIEVQQFQAPAASNLESLDPAILQQLDAYRLRPDRVLHFGLDPELINQDTLAFNRLEAWTLGLHDSVWDPGSLSSFWFELVNGAYGDVYRAKALFNLPDGRGLFCNWIVSQQGSQFLPLDSVERPNGRPKRQSELVVQGKALNGIGIQTTIDDCLVSDHVLEMHQAPIRDQQPQAALN, from the coding sequence ATGGGCACAACCTGGTTGATCGCGGGACCACCTGGCTGCGGCAAAACCACCTGGATCCGCAACAAGTTGAAAAGCCACAAAGGAAGCTGCGGATATCTGCGACTGGAGGTTCCTTCGCAACATGGACTGGAGCAGGGGCGTGATCACTGCATCGACCGGACCTGGTTACGCGATCAGATCCCAGATCTGCAGGATTTATCGGATCAGACCGGCAAGGCCGCCGGCGCTGCAAGCAATGCCCTGAACCTCATCGAAGTGCAGCAATTTCAGGCGCCAGCTGCATCCAATCTTGAATCTCTTGATCCAGCGATCCTTCAGCAACTGGATGCCTATCGGCTGCGGCCAGACCGTGTGCTGCACTTCGGCCTGGATCCTGAGCTGATCAACCAGGACACCTTGGCCTTCAACAGGCTGGAGGCCTGGACGCTCGGCCTTCATGACAGCGTCTGGGACCCCGGCAGCCTGAGCAGTTTTTGGTTTGAGTTGGTCAACGGGGCTTACGGCGATGTCTACCGCGCCAAAGCACTGTTCAACCTGCCTGATGGTCGTGGCTTGTTCTGCAACTGGATCGTGAGCCAGCAGGGATCTCAATTTCTGCCACTGGACTCGGTTGAACGTCCGAACGGCCGCCCAAAACGTCAATCAGAGCTGGTGGTGCAAGGCAAAGCGCTCAACGGAATCGGCATCCAGACCACCATCGACGACTGCTTGGTCAGTGATCACGTGTTGGAG
- a CDS encoding DUF3721 domain-containing protein has product MSLSGFDRPAGCGRKNKVWFQPSPEQMVFKPINKSFLHSNTVSLLSAAMTTLKRLEQIAVLTGLGVLTLLPPPAFPHGKGIYDTKAEAEKRAREIGCEGVHENNGRWMPCLDEADLHKALRRQ; this is encoded by the coding sequence TTGTCGTTAAGCGGTTTCGACCGTCCGGCAGGTTGTGGACGCAAAAATAAAGTATGGTTCCAACCTTCTCCTGAACAAATGGTATTTAAACCAATAAACAAAAGTTTTTTGCACTCCAACACCGTCTCCCTTCTCTCTGCAGCAATGACAACTCTCAAACGACTCGAACAAATTGCTGTCCTAACAGGTCTGGGAGTGCTCACACTGCTTCCACCGCCGGCATTCCCCCATGGGAAGGGTATTTACGATACAAAAGCTGAAGCGGAAAAGCGGGCCCGAGAGATCGGATGCGAGGGTGTGCATGAAAACAACGGCCGCTGGATGCCATGCCTCGACGAAGCCGATCTGCACAAGGCCTTGCGCCGGCAATAG